From the Thomasclavelia ramosa DSM 1402 genome, the window CTCTCATCGTAAAAAAATAGTGTTCTATCAAAATCACTTGCTAATGCTTTCATTTTCATCCCTCCATTATTTTTAGTACAACTTTTTTCTATCTCGATTGCTTGATTTTCAAATATTGACACAAGAAAAGGCGTATTACTACGCCTGTAGATAAGCCAAAATCAATTCAATCGTATTGTTGATAGCCTGTTGATGAGAGCGTTCCATCCCATGAGAAGCATGTACTCCCGGTCCAATCAAACCACCCTTAATATCATTACCACCTCGTAAGGCCGCACTAACATCACTACCATAGAATGGATAAATATCTACTGCATAGTTAAGTCCTTTAGCTTTAGCAAGTTCAATAAACTTTGAAGTAATCCCATAATCATATGGTCCACTAGAGTCTTTTGCACATATACTCACATCATATTCACTACATGCTAAATCATCGCCAATACATCCCATATCCACTGCAATCAATTCACTAATATTTTCGGGAATACTAGCACTGCCATGCCCTACTTCTTCGTAAGTTGAAATGATCATAATAACATTGTTGGCAGGAACAATATTCTTTTCTTTCAATTCTTTTAAAACAGTAACTAGGCAAGCTACGCTTAATTTATCATCAAGAAATCTTGATTTAAGAAAACCACTATTAGTGTATGTTGTTTTAGGATCAATAGCAATATAATCACCATTATCAATCCCTAAAGCTGTAACATCTTCTTTATTTTTTACAACTTCGTCTAATCGAATATGCATATTTTCACATTTACGAATAGCTGTTTTTGATTCCTCATATACATGAGCGGCAGGATAATTGCTTAAAATAGTTCCTGTATAAATTTTGTTTTCACGTGTAATTACTCGACAGTATTCACCATCTAGAGTCGGGACGATTGGACCCCCAACATTAGTGAAAGCTAATTCTCCATTATCTCTAATACTTCTAACCATTAAGCCTAGAGTATCCACATGAGCACATAAACCAATTGTTTTATCATTCTTGCCATCAACATAAATATAAAGATTTCCTTTATTATTCATTCCTGTACGATAACCTAATTGTTCAACTTCATTTTTAACAAATTCAATAACTTCTTTGCAATAACCTGTAGGACTATCAATATTTAATATTTTAGTTGCAAAATCTATTACATAATTTTCCATCATTTAACTCCTTTATTCTCTTCTTCAAGTATATAACTAATTACTAATAATTTAAACAATAAAAACAGCCTTATTTACTGATACGTTTTGAATAATTTAAAAGGATTAGGGCTACTCTTTTAAACTTTCTTTGAGATCGCAGCAATTTTAAGACTGTTTTACATTATTAATAATAACAAACTACAGGACAATTAACTTCAATACTATTATATAATTGTGAAGCAATTCCCGTAGGTAAATTAATACAACCATGAGAACCATTGTTCATATAAATAGTTCCACCCCACTTAGAACGCCAGCTTGAAGAATCATGTAACCCGATTCCTTTATTAAAAGGCATCCAATAAGAAACTGGAGTTTCATATGGCCATGTTCCATCAGGTAATTTTGTTCCCCGAAGAACACGATTTCTTTCCTTATTATATAAATAATAGGCACCCGCTGGTGTACGGCGATCAGCAATATTGTATGTACCAGAAACAATATCTGACTCTAATACGATCTGACCATTTTTATGATACCACATATGTTGCCCTGATAAATCAATTTCAACAAAAGTATCACCTAATCCACCATTATCCGAAGAAGCTTCACGACCAGTTGTAACAGGTGTTCTGACACCCACTTTATTGGCATAAATATCTTCTAATAAACCGCTTATTTCCTTACTATTTTGGAGTCTTAAACCATAATTACCACCGCTAACTGTAATCGTCCGATTATTAGCCCCAACAAAAGTTCGGCTTCCACCAACACTGTTAATTTTCTTCGCTAAA encodes:
- a CDS encoding M42 family metallopeptidase, encoding MENYVIDFATKILNIDSPTGYCKEVIEFVKNEVEQLGYRTGMNNKGNLYIYVDGKNDKTIGLCAHVDTLGLMVRSIRDNGELAFTNVGGPIVPTLDGEYCRVITRENKIYTGTILSNYPAAHVYEESKTAIRKCENMHIRLDEVVKNKEDVTALGIDNGDYIAIDPKTTYTNSGFLKSRFLDDKLSVACLVTVLKELKEKNIVPANNVIMIISTYEEVGHGSASIPENISELIAVDMGCIGDDLACSEYDVSICAKDSSGPYDYGITSKFIELAKAKGLNYAVDIYPFYGSDVSAALRGGNDIKGGLIGPGVHASHGMERSHQQAINNTIELILAYLQA